CTAGAGTCTAGAGAAACCAGTCAGGGAACTGGAAATGTATATAATTTAAGTGGAAATATGACAGCAAATCAGTCTTTTAATGAGCCCGCTAAGCCTTCAACATACATTTTAGAAAGGTATTTTAACAGCATGCAAGAAGTTGTGACAGTTCCTTCTGAGCCACCGAATAAAATAGCTTCAGTACAAGAAAGCCCAATGAGTGGTTCAACAGATTTGCCCGATAATTCTAAAACTATTTCATCAACAGATGGTAGATTGAAAGTAACAAAAGAGAGTCTGGCTGTGGAAGCTCAGAAACTgttggacattaaaaaaaaatatgcaatacttgaaagggtttttttaataaaacaaaaactcttGGCATCTTCAGAACATAATAAAATGACTTGTGACCTTCCTCCACATAATCAAAACACTAACCTTAAACTTTTTCCACATGTGGCCAGTCAGACTGAAACATTTTCACACTCTGGTACAGTGGGAATGAAGAGTCAACAACTGCCATTTCGTCAGTCTTCACTTGAAGAAAGAAACGACAAAAACGTTACCAACGCTGGCAGTGAAGGATTAGGTAAGACTCAGAATAGTCGTTGGGTTAACCAAGGAAATTCTGCTTCAAGCTCTGTTTTGATTACCTATCAGGATAAACTCCCAGTTCATTTAAATAATCTTGAGAAAAATTCAGTATTAGGCCCAAAGAATGCACCAGCTGCAGATCCTACTCAAGAGACCATGAAATGCACTGAAAACACTTCGGGTTTTACCAAACTTAGTAGCTCTGACAGAGTCCTACCAAAAAATATATCGGTTAGCACTGGGGAAGCTTCGCTTCTCCACTCTGTTCTAAGCAGCGCGAGTATTTTGCAAGAAAAAAAGTCTGATGCTCTTGCTAATAAAATGCCTAGCCTCCTTCAGAATGAAAAAATAACTTCAAATTTAACACTCTCAGGAGGAAGTTCACTGGCCAGCAAAAGAGAAGCAAAAGGTGCTGTAGAGACCGTGCAGTGTTCCATATCTGCATGTCCTAAATTGGATCAGCACTCTAAAGGCATTTGTTCTCAGCCAACAGAGAACACCAAAACTTTGAACAATGAGAAGATACTCAGTACTTCTCACATAAATCCTCTTgcttcagaaacagctgaactagGTGTAACTAATGGTTTACCTGAGAATACACCACCACCAGTTGTTACTGGAAACTCATTTTCTAAAATTAACAGCTGTACTACTTCTATGGAAGAGATAGCAGCATGTCTTGCTTTGTGGAGAAAGTGTCCTTCAGAATCTCTGGATGTTCAGTATAGTCAGTCAAAtaaaagcatagagtcaaatctGATTTCATCATCTTATGTAGGATTTCATGATCAGAGTACGTGTCGTATCTTGGAAAACAACCAAACTGCAGTAGCTAAAGATGACCTAAATAAAGTTACAATAAGTACAAATGAAACAACTCTGTCTTCCACAACTCCTTCTGCTGGGCAAAAACATGATACGCTGGGTTCCAACTTGATCAAGGGTTCTGAACCGCAAGTTGCTGTAGTTTCTCCTTTGATACTTTCTAAAGAGAGAACTTCAAGTGAACATCAAGAAAAAAGTTCAACATTTTCTGCTGAAATAATTTATCCAGTGATTGAAGGAGGTAGTGTGTGTAGTCTACAAGAAGATAAACAAAAAGATGTTTCTGTAGTGGCAAATACCAATAAAGAGATAGTGGAAGCTACTTACTTACTATCAGACAAATGTATTCCAATACAGAAAGTGGATTCAGATATGCAGTACACCAAATCAGCTAATGGAAACAAAATAGTAAAAGATGCTGTAAATTCAAACTGCTCGTATGATGTAAACAAAAGGAAAGCTGATCAGTTTGCACAAgaagtgaaaaaagctaatatgcAGCTCAGTTTACAAAACCAAACTTCTCTGCCCAAAACAAGCACAAATGGTTCTAGTCTAGTGTCTCAAGAAGATTTAACAAAGAATAAAGATTGTGAGGACTTTGTAGAACCCAGGGGGGGCACTACCACGATTGTATCAGAGGATGACATGTTACAGATTTCCAGTGTATGTTCACTTGTTGAAAGTGATGCATCTTATAATTCACAAATAGCCAGTATGTTCAGTTCTGTCCCTTTGATGCATTTAACGAAAAATGGTGCCTTGTTAGAAGAAAATACCTCTAATACAAAGCATAAAGAACAACAATTGGACACTTGTAACGGAGAATCTGAAATGCAAACCAATGTGTTTGAGGGGGAGAGTCTTCTGCCATTGCAAAAAAACCTGTCTAAATCTGTTTCCACAACAAAGTCATTAGGAGTACCAAGTTTAGAGATGTTTTCATGTGATACAAAGCAGTGTAATAAAAGGATTTTGGATGATGTAAATGTAAGCAGtttggaggaagaaaaaaatgaagacaCTTCTAAAACTATTCGTAGCTCGGAACAAAAAATGGTACAAAATATAGTTTCCAGGAATGGAGAGAACATTGTTGATGTTAACCAGGAGTTGATCAGAAACAAACAAGACCTGTCATTTAATGTAATAGGTGAAACAGATGTCTATTCTACcgcaaaggaagaaaatacacaaGAACATATATCCAGTGAAGGTGAAAATACAGTGGATGATGGGATTAGTGGTAATAGAGCAGTACCTGTAACCTTTCTAAATGATCAGCTGACTGAACTTTTAAAAGAGTTTCCTTATGGGATTGAAGGTGCAGATGTACTGATGAAAGAGCTAACTAAAAATGAAGATTCTGTGATTGAGCCAACAGAGAATCAAGTTGAAAAAGGAACTCAAGCTAATAGCAAAAGCTGTGATCCTACAGACCCAATAGACCAAATAAAAATCACAATACTAAATTCGGAGCAAATGAAAGAACTGTTCCCTGAACATAGTCACCAATCCTGTAACAAAGTCATGGTGGAAAACACTGAAAATCAACAACTGGAAATCAGTTCATCAGAAAGAGAGACTTTAGAAAGCCATATCCAGCCAGATCGGAATCTAGGCATGGAGAGGGAAAAGAATACACAGGAAATCAGAACCCCAAAACAAGAGAAAAAATTTACATATTGTTGTTTAATGGGTTGGTTAGCTGCAGTTTATGCAGTGCCAGGGTGCTCATGCAAATCTCGAGAGGATGTTACTTCAGAGAAACAGGATGGTGAGAATCAGTGTTTAGAATCTGAAAACACTGGCTTTAAAGGGAGACGGGAAATGACAAGTAGAACCGGTCGCATAACAAAGACTAACTGTATAGTGGAAAACAACCTGCAGCTTCCTGTCAAATTACATGATACAAGCAAAAATCTTCCCACAGTAGACAAAGATAGAAAATATGCCCCAAACTCTACAACAAACAAAGATATTAAGCTAAAAGTAAGTAACGAATCTGCTAAAGCACACCAAGAAATAATCAGATCTTTTCATCCTTCTGAGGAAAGAGAAATTGATAAattcaaaagaataaatggccaGTGGAGGGGAGAGTTGCAACTCCATGTATTAACTCCCTCTTCAGGGAAAGAGGTTTGGACTACTGAAACAGATTCTCAGAAATGCACAAGGGAGGAATTTGCTTCAGGAAAGGTCCATCACACAAATGTAGAACACTCTATAATAtcaactaaaaaaaaagaaaaagtttgtaAGATGGAATCTTTTGAAAAAGATCAAACAGAAGGCTTGGCCATGAAATCCAAGACacatgtccacaattcaaaaattTCAGAGACCATTGAGGTCAAACAAACTAAAATATATGAAGAACATAAATATAAAAAGCTTGAACAGAGTGCAGGTGAAGCACACAGAGTTAAGAGACATAATTACACATTTAGCAAGAACATACAAATTAAAGAGAAGACAAAATTGTcaacagaaataaaacataagtCGGATAATCATGGAGCCACAAGAAAATCCCCAAATGCAAGCTCAAGAAAGTATGAATATTCTCAGCATAAATCTATAAATGTCCTACCTTCACAGGAACGTTTATACAGACGAAAACGGAAAGAAAATATGATTGGGAAGAGAGACTCAAAAAAACCAAAATTGGAAAGTGAAAGAATCAAATATGAAACAAACACTTTTGAACATGCGGGATATAATAAACAAACGACTGATGTGGCATACTTTGAGAAGTCTGCGACATCGAAAGAAGAAAATGTCTGGAAATATAAAAACTTCTTAGCAAATCATAATTATATCCCCAAACCACAAGACAAAAAAGGGCGCCCCTCTAAAAAGTCTAAAACCTACTTTTCTGGCAGAGAGAAAGACCTGGATGTTCAGAACAGAGAgaaacattctgaaaaaaatccacagtatttaaatagaaaaactaGTAGACTGAAAATTTTTCTtcaaagagaacaacaaaaaacctATCTGAATAGAGTTGCGTTTATACGTACTGCCCAAGAAAGCATTTGTCTGACAAAACTAGACACATCACCTGCCAAACCTGTATGGCATATAAAATCGTTGAATAAAGTTCCAGAGCCCCACCAGGACTGGAAAACTGATAGCTCACCTTCAGAAGAGGATAAATTACACAGACCACAAATGCTTGAGTTTAAATTGTGTCCAGAGATACTGTTCAGAAATACAGCCACTGATGGAGAGAGTTTGGATATTGCACACTCCTCTGAAAGAGACACATCCCTTGTGGCAGGTGCAGTATAAATtaaagttttctccttttctgtgaaTCCATATAAACAATAACATGGGGTCTTGCGAATGAAATGAGGCAAAAATTAGGTTGAATGTTGTGATGCAAAGCCAAGAGCAGTTTGTTGCTGGTATTGGGCTTAAAACCACATACCCTCGGTATTTTTTTTGACGGTGGGGAAAGAGAATTAATATAATTTTAGGATTTATTGTTCTCCTGTGAAGTTAAGTAAAACAGTAGAAATTCCAATCTTTTAGATTTCATATTATACAAAACTATAAATCAGGGTGGCCGAACTTACTGTCCCTCTGAGCCGCATACAATAATCTTCAAAAGTTCTAGAGCCAGGTGCGCCAGCTGGGGCTCAGAGTTTCAGCCCCACTCTTGCTGAAGCCCTGACAGATGCATCTCGCAGGGCTGAAGTCCtgagacaccccccctccccagggaaaaGCCCCTCACCCAATCACCCTGCTGCAGGGCACAAGCACTGAGCTCTCCCGCCTCCCAGTCTGGTAAGTGAAGAATGGAGTGGGGATTTGGGGGGATCTGCAAGCTGCACtctaactgtaaaagagccacatgtggctcgcgAGCTgcgcccacccctgctataaatAGCCAATAAGCTATATAGAACAATTTAAGACTAAACACTTACTGGCTGTCCTGTTATGCCTGGCTGTGTGCTTATAACGTGAGAGGTAAGAATTAGTGGTGATTGTACGATTTATCCCTCCCTTCaactttttatctttttttaattttcaggtgTCAAAAGCAAAAAGGAAGATTGGTTAAATTACATCCCAATGAAGCAAAGAAAAACTGAAGGAACAGCTCAAGGTGAAATGACTTGATTATTCATTTTGGAATAAATATCAAATACTGTTTGCTTGGCTTCAAAAACTGTTAATGTACGCTAAGACATTTTAGCAAAATATTATCGCTGGTGCTACCACTAGTTCAGCTGCACTAATGGGAGCCTGAATGCAGATGTGGCTCTGGTGCTTTCTGGAGATCTACTGTCCTAATAAAGTGGTAATGGCTTGTGAAGCTTCATCTACATTTCAGCTCCAGCTGGATGCAGCTGAACCCACGGTAGCATTGGTGGGAATATTTTGGTATAATtccacagtgtagacaaggcctaaaccTTTTCGTCCACACTTCTTCTTGCAGTTACAATTCAGTATTAAAAATGGTTGTGGGGAAAGGAATTAAATGCTAGATTGTTTAGTAAATCAGGTTATGTAATTGTTGTTTTCACAGTGGATGGTCTTAAATACCACACAGGTAAAATGCTCATAAATATTTGCGTTTGTATgtcactttattttaaaaggtaaaacgTAGCTTGCTGAAATTTATAAGTAAGTGATGAATGTTcagtattcaggtttcagagtagcatccgtgttagtctgtatccgcaaaaagaacagcagtGACTTTCAGTGTAACTGACTTCATATCTGTCTTTCAGTTGATGATAATATTCCACTTGATGCGGCAATGGAAATCCTGGAAGGAAATGAGGCTCTTCATGTTCCAGTCAAAGACTCGAAAGCGATGTTTCAGACCTACAGGAAAATGTATCTGGCAAAAAGAAGCAGAAGCCTAGATGATAGCTGTTCAAAATAGGTCGTCTTTAGTCATAAACCAACAAAAATGCATTTGTGCGAACTAAATTTGTGTGTTGCTGATTTTCACTAtacatttgttttttgttaagcAAATAAGATCTTATGCTGAAAATGTTGGTGTTAAAAATGTTAtcccttttcaaatatatttgatatttttttctttttcaaactaCAGGCTTTAATTGAAGCTAGCAAAATCTCAAGAGCATTTAAACCATCGAGATTGTTGTTTTATCAATAGATCAACTGCTTTACTTTCTGGTTCTGGAAAATCTCCTCTCCTCAGAGACTTTCCATTGCTGGCAATGGAAATAATATGACCAGTGCAAAGGGATCAATGGTAGATTCCTAAGCATTACATAATATCTTCTATTTATGCTGTTCTAATTAGTTCTGTTTTTAACAAGGCTTTCTTATTTGAGGCCGGGTAGGGGGGAAGGGTGAGATGTTAGTATTTTTTTACATACTTAGTGTACAATGTAACAAAGTAACTGAACCTGAGCATACTGATCAAGGGATACCATGAAGTATTTATGCTGCTACTCAGTTTTACTAAACTGAACTTTATAAAACTTGTTAGAAaatataagggcttgtctacactacagtttaagtcaatgtaacttacatcactcaggggtgtgaaaaagccaccccctaAGTGACGCAAGTTACAGCGACCTAAGCACTGTCCAGGCTAGTGCTGTATTGGCGGGAGATGCACTCCTAGCAACATATCTTCCACCTCTtactgaggtggagtaattatgctgacgggagagcactctcctgtcaccGTAGCGCATATTCACCAGAGTGTAGCGCAGTAGTGTAGATTAGCCCTTAATCACTAATTCCTTATCTTAACTTTGTACTGCAAGTTGATGACCAGCTGATGCTTTTCATCCTTAATTTAGGGTAATTTTCTTCTACTTTCTTTATATTTGAAAGAAAAGGAGCAGTAGTTAAATTCTAGGAAGTTTGAATTCATGTTGTCTAAGCTATTACAGTCACTGGTTAAAGTGAATAAAATGGATTTCTATGTTTCTAAGCTACATTAGCTAATGTTTAAAACTACACACACACTGATGGATTATAttcattgttgttttttgttCCTTTTGCTTACAATGTTcagaattttgaatttaattgtattttttcagaatttttggcaTTTGATTTTTTACATGTTTAAACCTTTATACTGAAAATATAGCCAGTGTGGATAATTAACTGAACCTTTTTCATAtattaaataaacttattttgaGCATTACGTTTTGGTATTTCCCCGCCAGGTTATTTTTCTCATTTACTGATTGCTGTTAATTGTAgctgtttgaatttttttaacgAGCTGAACGGATACTGAAGGAGACCAAAAATTGTATGAaaatttatttcttaaaattgCTCAAAAAGACTATTTTAAAGGCAACGCAAAATTAAGTACCAGAGAATGCCCTTAGTTAGTGTTCAACTCTGATTTCCTTAAAGGTTGCATAGATGTAACTGAGGGTGGGATTTGGTCCTGAGCTTCTGCATCTGAACAACAGATTGGTGCTTATAGACATTCAGGATCATCTTTCTTGTTtggcatttttttctctttctttgcctgGGGAAGAAGCCCATAGATGAGTTGGTCATGAATTGGCACCAACACTCAGAAGACCTGCCCATGGTTGTGTTGGACTTTGGATGTGAACAATCTACGAGTTATCCAATAGACCAATCCCACTACCATTTAAAACCTGTGTTCTCttctttcaaaatataaaagGGGCTTTGCAAGTGTTTGAATTTGAAGGGTAGAGGGCAGGAGAGAGTGTACTATCCTAATAACATGTTAAGTTCTCCATATTAAGATGCACAACCTCTGGTGGCTTACAGGAAGTGTTGTCCCTGGACGATTTTTAATACTATTGGGAATTATTGGtgtgttcgcttttttttttaaccttgaagCTTACCGTCACCTTtctgacccccaccccatgaAGAAAAAGTTTGTCTCTAGTCTCACATGTATTAGTTACCAAATTGCTAATGGTACCCATTTCATGTCCAGAACTTCATTGGGTAGATTTGTTCTGCTTCAGAAAATCTGAAGGTGTTCATCTGagttaaatgaataataaaaaatgaatgaatggtatttttttgttttagtttgagAGGACCCTCCAATAAGATACAATTTGAGCAATCAGCCTATGGCTGTTGTGTATATaggcctttaaaaatatttaagatacATGGATTAGTTGCACATGGTCATCAATAGTAGGCTTCCACCAGACTGGACTCGTGCTCTATATTTTGGGATGTTCTTGGCCCCATTTTGTAGTATTATGATGGTCCTCCAGAAGGTATCcctatgattctctctctctggatgacTGACCTAGTGAGGCTAACAGCTTACTATATGACAATAAAATGTACATTACACCCAAGAAGTACATGAAAGGAACAATAAGGTTGCAGAAtctaggaaatgtcagaattgaggttgcttgtgcaactttaatttgggctccctgcattttttttttctctacatGGTTGCATATTACTTTTTCCACAagtcccctgcctcattgagTGGGCAGGATGGACCGTGCTCACCAAATGAGAAGATATACAATATTCTGTCTTActttcatttttcagtgtgtggCCTTGTATTTACCATCCACTATTACATCTCTATTATGAAGGTAGAATTATTTTCtgatgggcttttctatggtgctcatcactgtagtaactGAGTACTTCACAATCATTAATGATTTCATTTTCACAACACATCTTTGAggtatcccaattttacagatgaagtACAGAAATTAAGGTCAAAAGTGCTCCAtgaattttggatgcccaatttgaggcacctagacctgatttttcagagtacttaacaTTTTATATGTCCAAAGCACATCTCCTGGTCAGCTGCAGCTgtaaatgctcagcacttctacaaAATCAGACCCCAAGGTCACATGTTGGGCATCCTGAAAAACAGTTACTGGCCACCTGTGAGAAGTCTGGTTTATAGACATGCCTAGTATCTCACAGGTAATCTGCAGCAGAGGCATGGACAGAATCCAGTTGTCCAGGGTAGCATACAACTGCCTGACCTATATTAGCATCCGTTCTCTTCCTGTAACCCCTTGCCTCTTTCACAACATTGGACAGAAGtggagctgctctaatttattaATACTGTATGTCGAGCTGGTTTTTGCGATGGTTACTGTATGAATATATTGGTTTAGTTCTACAGGGCTGTAAGGGAATATATTGGTTTAGTTCTACAGGGCTGTAAGGGAATATATTGGTTTAGTTCTACAGGGCTGTAAGGGAAATAAGTGGGAAAGGCAAAGAATGGCTCAGGATAAATCATCCCTCAAATACTTGTTAAAGAACAATGCGTGATCTGTTGGCTTTGCAGATTTTACCTCCTCCCGAGCCAACCGGAAAAAATAGGGAGGTGGTGTTTATTATTTTCCAGAAAGCCCAAAGCCTGATAACGCTGAACAAAATTACTAGGTTTGGCTGTTTTAAAAAGGAATCCTCTTGCAAGAGAGGGAGAAGTTGTT
The nucleotide sequence above comes from Caretta caretta isolate rCarCar2 chromosome 1, rCarCar1.hap1, whole genome shotgun sequence. Encoded proteins:
- the RESF1 gene encoding retroelement silencing factor 1 encodes the protein MDWNVRPPQNAANQNNLQCQNSLQSQGIHFSHMFSNACAFPQTSTYSTQNACTYPGSNQTVFLQSNNMNMVTNRLPFQNTEGYKTLQQAFPKESVAGGVFVTSQRSFERHPPSRVQIRQHVPKQATHVPVETTLNLWPNSVSNMHVFSQSRIAPASTQTNPANNIQSIPQKPQNQYVTTNAYPIQPQIAQPDFTRTVMFYKGNQACNTSSQEQPVEWVLQYNLNGPASSQQCTTVPINQSSNECVNSQQNSLAFALPTQHLQQQVHCSSTTFQDTHSSSPNTAIGVQSQQYASAQIGSEDHNGNPPHYPSSYDCRATAQSLTGLQQVVPGISNEHIQNQQKPMSDQSNVSYIKDVQQHWQKLESRETSQGTGNVYNLSGNMTANQSFNEPAKPSTYILERYFNSMQEVVTVPSEPPNKIASVQESPMSGSTDLPDNSKTISSTDGRLKVTKESLAVEAQKLLDIKKKYAILERVFLIKQKLLASSEHNKMTCDLPPHNQNTNLKLFPHVASQTETFSHSGTVGMKSQQLPFRQSSLEERNDKNVTNAGSEGLGKTQNSRWVNQGNSASSSVLITYQDKLPVHLNNLEKNSVLGPKNAPAADPTQETMKCTENTSGFTKLSSSDRVLPKNISVSTGEASLLHSVLSSASILQEKKSDALANKMPSLLQNEKITSNLTLSGGSSLASKREAKGAVETVQCSISACPKLDQHSKGICSQPTENTKTLNNEKILSTSHINPLASETAELGVTNGLPENTPPPVVTGNSFSKINSCTTSMEEIAACLALWRKCPSESLDVQYSQSNKSIESNLISSSYVGFHDQSTCRILENNQTAVAKDDLNKVTISTNETTLSSTTPSAGQKHDTLGSNLIKGSEPQVAVVSPLILSKERTSSEHQEKSSTFSAEIIYPVIEGGSVCSLQEDKQKDVSVVANTNKEIVEATYLLSDKCIPIQKVDSDMQYTKSANGNKIVKDAVNSNCSYDVNKRKADQFAQEVKKANMQLSLQNQTSLPKTSTNGSSLVSQEDLTKNKDCEDFVEPRGGTTTIVSEDDMLQISSVCSLVESDASYNSQIASMFSSVPLMHLTKNGALLEENTSNTKHKEQQLDTCNGESEMQTNVFEGESLLPLQKNLSKSVSTTKSLGVPSLEMFSCDTKQCNKRILDDVNVSSLEEEKNEDTSKTIRSSEQKMVQNIVSRNGENIVDVNQELIRNKQDLSFNVIGETDVYSTAKEENTQEHISSEGENTVDDGISGNRAVPVTFLNDQLTELLKEFPYGIEGADVLMKELTKNEDSVIEPTENQVEKGTQANSKSCDPTDPIDQIKITILNSEQMKELFPEHSHQSCNKVMVENTENQQLEISSSERETLESHIQPDRNLGMEREKNTQEIRTPKQEKKFTYCCLMGWLAAVYAVPGCSCKSREDVTSEKQDGENQCLESENTGFKGRREMTSRTGRITKTNCIVENNLQLPVKLHDTSKNLPTVDKDRKYAPNSTTNKDIKLKVSNESAKAHQEIIRSFHPSEEREIDKFKRINGQWRGELQLHVLTPSSGKEVWTTETDSQKCTREEFASGKVHHTNVEHSIISTKKKEKVCKMESFEKDQTEGLAMKSKTHVHNSKISETIEVKQTKIYEEHKYKKLEQSAGEAHRVKRHNYTFSKNIQIKEKTKLSTEIKHKSDNHGATRKSPNASSRKYEYSQHKSINVLPSQERLYRRKRKENMIGKRDSKKPKLESERIKYETNTFEHAGYNKQTTDVAYFEKSATSKEENVWKYKNFLANHNYIPKPQDKKGRPSKKSKTYFSGREKDLDVQNREKHSEKNPQYLNRKTSRLKIFLQREQQKTYLNRVAFIRTAQESICLTKLDTSPAKPVWHIKSLNKVPEPHQDWKTDSSPSEEDKLHRPQMLEFKLCPEILFRNTATDGESLDIAHSSERDTSLVAGVKSKKEDWLNYIPMKQRKTEGTAQVDDNIPLDAAMEILEGNEALHVPVKDSKAMFQTYRKMYLAKRSRSLDDSCSK